The Salinirubellus salinus genome segment TGGCGCGTGCTACCTCGGACTGAAGGCGGGTTCTGCGAGCAGTTATCCCGGCTAGCGGCCACCAGCCCCCATGGACGCGACACACGGGACCACCGACGCCGCGGCGTTCGAGGGAGACACGGGCGCCGAGCCACGCACGCCGACCGGCCCGGCCACCCTCCTGCGACTGGAGGGGGTCGCCGCGTTCGCGGCCGCGACGGCCGCCTACTACCTGCTCGGCGGGCCACTCTGGCTCTACCTCCTGCTCGCGCTCGCGCCCGACCTCTCGATGCTCGGCTACGTCGCCGGCCCGCGGGTCGGGAGCGCGGCGTACAACGCCGCACACACCTACGTCGCGCCGCTGGCGCTCGGCGCACTCGCGCTCTGGGTGGGGACCGACCTCCTCGTCCTCGCCGCCCTCGTCTGGGCCGCCCACGTCGGTGTCGACCGGGCGGTCGGTTACGGCCTGAAGTACCCGACCGGCTTCGGCGACACCCACCTCGGGCGGGTCTGACCCCCGTCACCGCCACCCGAACGCCCATCCCCGTCGCACGCCTACCGGGGGCATGGACCGGAACGCGGTGCGGGCGGCCTGGGACCGGGTGAGCGAGACGTACGCGGCCAACCGGAACCCCGACGGGAACGACGCGGCCCTGATCGACGAACTGCTGGCTGACCTGCCTGCCGACGCCCGCGTCCTCGACGTGGGCTGTGGCGACGGGATGCGGACGCTGGCGAACCTCCCGCCCGACGCCGTCGGCCTCGACCTCTCGCGTCGCGGGCTGGAACTCGCGAGCGGGAACGTCCCCAACCCGCTCGTGCAGGGCGACATGGTGCAGTTGCCGTTCGCGGACGACTCGTTCGACGGCATCACGGCCTACCACGCCGTCTTCCACGTCGAGCGCGCCACGCACCCCGCCGTCTACCGGGAGTTCGCCCGCGTCCTGAAGCCGGGCGGGCGGGTGCTCACGACGGTCGGACAGGGTGCCTACCAGAGCACCCGGAAGGACTGGCTCCGCTCGGGTGAGTCGATGTTCTTCTCGACGCCCGGCCGGGACCGGACCGCCGCACAGCTCGAGGAGGCGGGGTTCGACGTGGTCGAAGCGCGCTCCGTCGACGACCCACTCGGCAGTAGCGCGCTGTTCTTCGTCGCGGAGAAGCGCTGACGGCAGGGTGCGGCTCAGCCGTTCACGTCCGTCTCGCTGAACGCCTCGTCGACGGCCCCGTCCAGACCGTCCGCGACGGCGACCTCGTCGAGTGCCGGTTCCTCCACCACGTCGTGTGACGGCGACTCTGCCTGCTCCTCGGTCACCGACTCCTCGCCGGTCACCTCGACGAACAGGTCCGAGAGCCGTCGCTCGCTG includes the following:
- a CDS encoding class I SAM-dependent methyltransferase, yielding MDRNAVRAAWDRVSETYAANRNPDGNDAALIDELLADLPADARVLDVGCGDGMRTLANLPPDAVGLDLSRRGLELASGNVPNPLVQGDMVQLPFADDSFDGITAYHAVFHVERATHPAVYREFARVLKPGGRVLTTVGQGAYQSTRKDWLRSGESMFFSTPGRDRTAAQLEEAGFDVVEARSVDDPLGSSALFFVAEKR
- a CDS encoding DUF4260 domain-containing protein, producing the protein MDATHGTTDAAAFEGDTGAEPRTPTGPATLLRLEGVAAFAAATAAYYLLGGPLWLYLLLALAPDLSMLGYVAGPRVGSAAYNAAHTYVAPLALGALALWVGTDLLVLAALVWAAHVGVDRAVGYGLKYPTGFGDTHLGRV